A section of the Dermacoccus nishinomiyaensis genome encodes:
- a CDS encoding peptidoglycan-binding domain-containing protein — protein MVDSAWADSKLAAAHLLAAVNDLKALGCYALEYPKANPSFHINGSRHAATGYGGRACACDVNRDPRGPNSEDERAWFEKVGQHIAWGHGLSVTCGIYGYVENHSGANMHLHIDDGPWSNVGDKRGVFRTPKAARPTLPAWPVRAFQKAHGLVVDGIPGKLTISALQKLVGAKVDGIAGRETWSKVQAKVGAVVDGIPGGETYFKLGVAIEGGEL, from the coding sequence ATGGTCGATTCCGCATGGGCTGACTCCAAGCTCGCAGCCGCCCACCTCCTCGCTGCCGTCAACGATCTCAAGGCGCTCGGCTGCTACGCGCTCGAGTATCCGAAGGCGAACCCGTCGTTCCACATCAACGGTTCGCGACACGCCGCGACCGGCTACGGCGGTCGCGCGTGCGCGTGCGACGTCAACCGCGACCCCCGCGGTCCGAACAGCGAAGACGAGCGCGCATGGTTCGAGAAGGTCGGCCAGCACATCGCATGGGGCCACGGCCTGTCCGTGACGTGCGGCATCTATGGCTACGTCGAGAACCACTCCGGCGCGAACATGCATTTGCACATCGACGACGGCCCCTGGTCGAACGTCGGCGACAAGCGCGGCGTGTTCCGCACCCCGAAGGCAGCGCGGCCTACCCTGCCCGCATGGCCCGTGCGCGCGTTCCAGAAGGCACACGGCCTCGTCGTCGACGGCATCCCCGGCAAGCTCACCATCTCCGCGCTGCAGAAGCTCGTCGGCGCGAAGGTCGACGGCATCGCGGGCCGCGAGACGTGGAGCAAGGTGCAGGCGAAGGTCGGTGCAGTCGTTGACGGCATCCCTGGCGGCGAGACGTACTTCAAGCTCGGCGTCGCCATCGAAGGAGGCGAGCTGTGA
- a CDS encoding peptidoglycan recognition protein family protein, producing MSLPITTIPSPNFTRGRARNVRVVVIHTVEAPERGTIAEDVARNWFATAAARSSAHYVVDSDSIVRCVDEANTAWATPGANADGLQIEHAGYAAQNPGQWGDDYSRAMLELSARLTADLCRRYAIPAVHLTPSQLAAGARGIIGHVDATNAYGPRGGHTDPGPSFPWDTYIAKVRGYLGQAAAVAPSNTFPLPPGHWYGPNDGTVRSHSGVRVADKGVVARIQKAVGASADGIYGPATKAKVAAWQAAHKLTADGLVGPLTWKAMNV from the coding sequence ATGTCCCTGCCCATCACGACGATCCCGTCCCCGAACTTCACGCGAGGCCGCGCCCGCAACGTGCGTGTCGTCGTCATCCACACCGTCGAAGCACCCGAGCGCGGCACGATCGCCGAGGACGTCGCGCGCAACTGGTTCGCAACCGCGGCCGCCCGCTCGAGCGCGCACTACGTCGTCGACAGCGACTCGATCGTGCGCTGCGTCGACGAAGCGAACACCGCGTGGGCAACCCCCGGCGCGAACGCCGACGGCCTCCAGATCGAACACGCCGGTTACGCCGCACAGAACCCCGGCCAGTGGGGCGACGACTACTCCCGCGCCATGCTCGAGCTGTCCGCGCGCCTGACCGCCGACCTGTGCCGCCGATACGCCATCCCCGCCGTGCACCTGACGCCCAGCCAGCTCGCTGCGGGCGCTCGCGGCATCATCGGCCACGTCGACGCGACGAACGCCTATGGCCCCCGAGGCGGGCACACCGACCCCGGCCCGTCGTTCCCGTGGGACACCTACATCGCGAAGGTGCGCGGCTACCTCGGCCAGGCCGCGGCCGTTGCCCCGAGCAACACGTTCCCGCTGCCCCCCGGCCACTGGTACGGCCCCAACGACGGCACGGTGCGCTCGCACTCCGGCGTGCGCGTCGCCGACAAGGGCGTCGTAGCGCGCATCCAGAAGGCCGTCGGCGCCAGCGCGGATGGCATCTACGGCCCAGCCACGAAGGCGAAGGTCGCCGCATGGCAGGCCGCTCACAAGCTCACGGCTGATGGCCTGGTCGGCCCCCTCACGTGGAAGGCGATGAACGTCTGA